In one window of Leptospira sp. GIMC2001 DNA:
- the trxB gene encoding thioredoxin-disulfide reductase, whose protein sequence is MAEKIVIIGSGPAGHTAAIYAARANLNPVMFEGFMAGGIAAGGQLTTTTEVENFPGFPDGIDGTKLTDLFREQSKKYGTTIHTQTVTKVDFSKRPFKIYCDDEVTEAEAVIIATGATAKRMNIQGEHDYWQRGISACAVCDGALPIFRNKDLAVIGGGDSAVEEASHLTKFGSKVYLIHRRDKLRASQIMQDRALNNPKIEMVWNTVVSEAKGGAGGLQSLVLENTVDGSKKELAVGGLFYAIGHKPNTDIFTEFLELDETGYIITKPGTTYTSVEGVFAAGDVQDKTYRQAITAAGSGCMAALEAERWLESQH, encoded by the coding sequence ATGGCAGAAAAAATAGTAATCATTGGTTCGGGTCCCGCAGGTCACACTGCAGCAATTTATGCAGCAAGAGCTAATCTTAATCCAGTAATGTTTGAAGGTTTTATGGCTGGAGGAATCGCAGCCGGTGGACAGTTGACCACAACAACAGAAGTTGAGAATTTTCCAGGATTTCCAGATGGAATTGATGGAACTAAGCTAACAGATCTTTTTCGAGAGCAATCCAAAAAATACGGAACTACAATTCATACGCAAACAGTTACAAAAGTAGACTTCTCCAAAAGACCTTTCAAAATTTATTGTGATGATGAGGTTACTGAAGCAGAAGCTGTAATTATTGCAACAGGTGCCACTGCTAAGAGAATGAACATCCAAGGGGAACATGATTATTGGCAAAGAGGAATTTCTGCTTGTGCGGTCTGTGATGGAGCTTTGCCTATTTTTCGTAACAAGGATTTGGCGGTAATTGGTGGAGGTGACTCAGCAGTCGAAGAGGCTTCTCATTTAACCAAATTTGGTTCAAAGGTGTATCTTATACATAGAAGAGATAAATTGAGAGCATCACAAATTATGCAAGATCGTGCATTGAACAACCCAAAAATTGAAATGGTTTGGAATACCGTTGTATCGGAAGCTAAGGGTGGAGCTGGTGGATTGCAAAGTCTTGTCCTTGAAAATACAGTCGATGGATCCAAGAAAGAATTAGCTGTTGGCGGACTTTTTTATGCGATTGGTCACAAACCCAATACAGATATATTTACAGAATTTCTTGAATTAGATGAGACAGGATATATAATCACAAAACCTGGAACAACCTATACAAGTGTGGAAGGTGTTTTTGCCGCCGGTGATGTTCAAGACAAAACATATCGTCAAGCAATCACAGCAGCTGGTAGCGGATGTATGGCTGCCCTCGAAGCAGAAAGATGGCTTGAATCTCAGCATTGA
- the xerD gene encoding site-specific tyrosine recombinase XerD, whose translation MESKLSNAQSRLLQNFTEYLTVEKGLSDNSVHSYGYDLNKFAVFLEKEHIDFLEVKANDIMRFLAEEKKRKISSKTLAREVVAIRQFYKFLKEENKLDFNPTEKIETPEVNRSIPDYLTQEEIEELFKSIREDNIYELRDKCIFELLYSSGLRISEACNLKIADIDLLGMTLTVEGKGGRQRLVPFGEKSLEIMKKYLAESRPEILKKRLCDYIFVSKKGSFINRKSVWRLLNHYIERTGIKKKVTPHTLRHSFATHLIENHADLKAVQELLGHIDISTTQIYTHMANKTLREIHKKYHPRG comes from the coding sequence ATGGAATCCAAATTGTCAAACGCCCAAAGTAGATTACTTCAAAACTTTACAGAATACCTAACCGTTGAAAAAGGTTTATCCGATAACTCTGTCCATTCCTATGGATATGACCTAAATAAGTTTGCGGTTTTTCTTGAGAAAGAACATATCGATTTTCTAGAAGTTAAAGCAAATGATATTATGCGATTTCTTGCCGAAGAAAAGAAAAGAAAAATTTCTTCCAAAACTTTAGCACGTGAAGTAGTTGCTATAAGACAATTTTATAAATTTCTAAAAGAAGAAAATAAGCTCGATTTTAATCCGACTGAGAAAATTGAAACTCCAGAAGTCAATCGTAGCATTCCTGACTATTTGACTCAAGAAGAGATTGAGGAATTATTCAAATCTATTCGTGAAGATAATATCTATGAGCTTAGAGATAAATGCATTTTTGAATTATTGTATTCTTCTGGACTACGAATTTCAGAAGCCTGTAACTTGAAAATTGCTGATATTGATTTATTGGGTATGACTCTAACTGTTGAGGGAAAAGGTGGAAGACAGAGACTCGTTCCATTTGGTGAGAAATCACTTGAGATCATGAAGAAATACCTCGCGGAGTCCAGACCAGAAATACTCAAAAAAAGACTTTGTGATTACATATTTGTTTCCAAGAAAGGTTCTTTTATAAACCGAAAGTCCGTATGGAGACTGTTAAATCATTATATTGAGAGAACTGGAATAAAGAAAAAAGTCACACCACATACTTTGAGACATTCTTTTGCAACTCATTTAATTGAGAACCATGCCGACCTAAAGGCGGTTCAAGAATTATTAGGACATATTGATATATCAACAACTCAGATATATACACATATGGCGAATAAGACTCTAAGGGAAATTCATAAAAAATATCACCCACGCGGATGA